The Corylus avellana chromosome ca8, CavTom2PMs-1.0 genome has a segment encoding these proteins:
- the LOC132190004 gene encoding GDSL esterase/lipase At1g29670-like, translated as MLWMLLVFLLLSSMQQHYSCNALGNPQVPCLFVFGDSLSDNGNNNNLFTLAKTNYPPYGIDFPMGPTGRFTNGRNVIDILAQLLGFDDYIPPFANAKGEEILKGVNYASGGGGIRSETAQEQGDRISMDQQLENHQITVLEMNQMLGNHNKSAAEYLSKCIYVVAIGSNDYVNNYFLPQFFLTSRIYTPQQYAVVLNHQLSQQLTTLYKYGARKFAVYGLGALGSTPYERSSCGSGANASACVDNINNAVELFNDGLKTLVAQLNKNLINATFIFINSTGIASSSSSIASMVADVPCCKVMSVGGLCVPFGKPCSNRSQYLFWDGFHPTEILYELYAGRGYKAESPSDAYPFDITHLALL; from the exons ATGTTGTGGATGCTGCTTGTTTTCTTGCTGCTATCAAGCATGCAACAACATTACAGTTGTAATGCACTTGGAAACCCACAAGTGCCTTGTCTCTTCGTTTTTGGGGACTCTTTGTCGGATAATGGGAACAACAACAATCTTTTTACATTGGCAAAAACCAATTATCCACCTTATGGGATTGATTTCCCCATGGGGCCTACCGGAAGGTTTACCAACGGTCGTAATGTGATCGATATCCTTG CTCAACTTCTTGGATTCGACGATTACATTCCACCTTTCGCTAATGCTAAAGGTGAGGAAATACTCAAAGGTGTCAATTATGCATCTGGTGGAGGGGGAATTCGCAGTGAAACTGCACAAGAACAG GGTGATCGGATAAGCATGGATCAGCAGTTGGAAAATCACCAGATTACGGTGTTGGAGATGAACCAGATGTTGggaaatcataacaaatcagCTGCAGAGTACCTAAGCAAGTGCATATATGTTGTTGCAATTGGTAGCAACGACTATGTTAATAACTACTTCTTGCCGCAGTTCTTTCTTACTAGCCGAATATACACCCCACAGCAATATGCTGTTGTTCTCAATCACCAATTATCTCAGCAATTAACG ACTTTGTACAAGTATGGGGCAAGGAAATTTGCCGTATACGGGCTGGGTGCGTTAGGCAGTACTCCATACGAACGGAGTTCATGTGGAAGTGGAGCGAATGCCTCTGCATGTGTGGACAACATCAACAATGCGGTCGAACTTTTCAATGATGGGCTTAAAACACTGGTGGCTCAGCTCAATAAAAATCTAATCAATGCTACTTTTATCTTCATCAACTCTACTGGAATCGCGTCGAGCAGTTCATctatag CTTCCATGGTTGCAGATGTTCCCTGCTGCAAAGTGATGAGCGTTGGTGGGCTATGCGTTCCATTTGGAAAGCCATGCAGTAACCGGAGCCAATATTTATTTTGGGATGGTTTCCATCCCACTGAAATCCTATATGAGTTGTATGCTGGAAGAGGATACAAAGCTGAGTCTCCAAGTGATGCTTATCCATTTGATATCACTCACCTCGCACTGCTCTAA